The following is a genomic window from Coriobacteriia bacterium.
CGCCGCATGAGCACGAAGCGTGTGATCTGCCCCGCCAGCATCGGCACGCCGACGACAAGCAGCACCGTTCGGATCACCGCGAACAGGTGGACCGGCACGATGGCACCGGCCATCACCTTCAAGTAGAACGGCGCCAGCAGCGATGCGGCCACCAACCCGATCACCGTCATCTTCACGGCTGCGCCGACGTTGCCCTTGGCAAACCCGGTCCAACTGATCGTCATTCCGCTTGTGGGGAAGAGCCCCGCGAGCACCATGCCGACGTAGAGCGCCGGCTCCTCAGCGAAGAAGACGTGCGCGAGGCCCCACGCGATGAGCGGCAGGACGATGAAGTCGAGCCCCATCGCAAGCCCGACCGCCTTCGCATCCTTGCCCGCCGCGAGTTCGCTCAGCCGGAAGTTCACGAGCATCGGGAAGACCATGAGCATGGTCAGCGGAAGCACCAGTACCGACAGCGGCGTCAGGTCGAAGACCAGCCCGGCGACCAAGCCGAGCACCAGGGCGACGGGGATCAACACCACGAGATGCTTGGAGAGATTCGCGAGGACCGCCGTGGGACCGGTGGATGGAGACTCGGGCATGGGTCACACTCCAGAAACGACGTGCGGGGACTCCGGAAACGGAGCATGGGCGGGCAGTCCGTATACCCGTAGGGGTATTCTAGGCGGGGAGGCGATTCCGTGCAACCCTCTGCCGCTAGGCTGCTCCCGAGGCGATCGCTCGTGCCGCTATGACGCCGCTTGCCCCTGCCTGGACCAATCCGCGCGTGATGCCGGCTCCGTCACCCACCGCGTACAGCCCCTCGATGCGTGTGCGCAGCGTGCTGTCGACTTCAAGCCGCGACGAGTAGAACTTGACCTCGACGCCGTACATGAGCGTGCTCGGACCGGCAATACCGGGAACGAGTGCATCGAGCGCCTCCAGGAACTCGATGATGTCTGTCAGATGCCGGTAGGGCAGCACCGCAGACAGGTCCCCCGGTGTCGCGCCGTGCAAGGTGGGCTCAGCGAGTCCCTGGGCGATGCGCTCGGGCGTCGAGCGTCTGCCGGCCTTCAGGTCGCTGTAACGCTGAACAAGGAT
Proteins encoded in this region:
- a CDS encoding arsenic resistance protein, encoding MPESPSTGPTAVLANLSKHLVVLIPVALVLGLVAGLVFDLTPLSVLVLPLTMLMVFPMLVNFRLSELAAGKDAKAVGLAMGLDFIVLPLIAWGLAHVFFAEEPALYVGMVLAGLFPTSGMTISWTGFAKGNVGAAVKMTVIGLVAASLLAPFYLKVMAGAIVPVHLFAVIRTVLLVVGVPMLAGQITRFVLMRRMGAERFKSAVLPVLPGISTIGVLAIVFLAIGLKAQMIVSRPELLLVIAVPLSLFYAVNFALSTVVGRALLPRGDAIALVYGTVMRNLSIALGIAIASFGPEAALVLAIAYVVQVQAAAWYVKATVRLFGPAPAPIVEGVASAAR